A region of Cucumis melo cultivar AY chromosome 2, USDA_Cmelo_AY_1.0, whole genome shotgun sequence DNA encodes the following proteins:
- the LOC103494124 gene encoding uncharacterized protein LOC103494124, with protein sequence MSRWVYEQNAMAACQEMRMESVVCPKPRRLVFQTLPDNDPITAYRWPVSHPNTGNSRAGAEFLDMILTKESYGENFSHQLATSPPFFWGSPPSRASNPLVQDEQFGNGNNTIYQPCEGPPSPSTRKGGCARTKFGHRPAAVRIEGFDCLNRDARNCSISAVA encoded by the exons ATGAGCAGGTGGGTTTATGAGCAGAACGCCATGGCTGCCTGCCAAGAGATGAGGATGGAATCTGTGGTTTGTCCAAAGCCACGTCGTTTGGTTTTTCAAACCCTTCCTGATAATGATCCCATCACAGCTTATAGATGGCCCGTCAG CCATCCCAATACTGGAAATTCAAGAGCAGGAGCTGAGTTTCTAGATATGATCCTCACTAAG GAAAGTTATGGTGAAAATTTTAGCCACCAGTTAGCAACTTCTCCACCATTCTTTTGGGGGTCTCCACCAAGTAGAGCTTCCAACCCTTTAGTTCAAGATGAGCAATTTGGCAATGGTAACAACACTATCTACCAACCATGCGAAGGGCCACCATCTCCATCAACTCGTAAAGGAGGATGCGCCCGAACAAAATTCGGGCATCGACCAGCAGCAGTACGAATTGAAGGATTCGACTGTCTCAACCGCGATGCCCGAAACTGCAGCATTTCTGCTGTGGCTTAG
- the LOC103494123 gene encoding LOB domain-containing protein 41-like, with amino-acid sequence MRMSCNGCRVLRKGCSESCSIRPCLQWIKSPQSQANATFFLAKFYGRAGLVNLINAGPDHLRPAIFKSLLFEACGRIVNPIFGSAGLLWSGSWQLCQDAVEAVLKGAPILPVSSETAASHMGPPLKGCDIRHVSKQQGSASASAVRKIKTRRRFKRSGTANKLKPKEEPGVVAVPEFIFDDQTRIVSEPRCVKFELDNWKGGEWPEKECGSDDTECLSVETVEGCQGGDVELELTLGFGQSRMLT; translated from the exons ATGCGTATGAGCTGTAATGGATGCCGTGTTCTTCGTAAAGGCTGCAGCGAGAGCTGCTCCATCAGACCCTGTCTTCAATGGATCAAATCCCCTCAATCCCAAGCCAACGCCACTTTCTTCCTCGCCAAATTCTACGGCCGAGCTGGCCTCGTTAACCTAATCAATGCCGGCCCCGACCATCTCCGCCCag CTATTTTCAAATCTTTGCTATTCGAAGCGTGTGGCCGGATCGTGAATCCCATTTTTGGGTCGGCTGGATTGTTGTGGTCAGGGAGCTGGCAGCTTTGTCAGGATGCCGTCGAAGCTGTTTTGAAAGGCGCGCCGATTCTGCCGGTTTCTTCTGAAACGGCAGCGTCGCACATGGGTCCACCTTTAAAAGGCTGTGATATCCGCCATGTTTCCAAACAGCAAGGCTCAGCCTCCGCTTCAGCGGTTAGGAAGATCAAGACGCGACGGCGGTTCAAACGCTCTGGGACGGCGAACAAGTTGAAGCCGAAGGAGGAGCCGGGTGTGGTGGCGGTACCCGAGTTCATATTTGATGATCAAACCCGGATTGTGTCGGAGCCCCGGTGTGTGAAGTTTGAGCTGGATAATTGGAAGGGTGGTGAGTGGCCGGAGAAAGAGTGCGGGAGCGACGATACGGAGTGCTTGTCGGTGGAGACTGTGGAGGGTTGCCAGGGTGGTGACGTGGAGTTGGAACTAACATTGGGGTTTGGGCAGAGTCGGATGCTGACGTGA
- the LOC103494122 gene encoding zinc finger protein CONSTANS-LIKE 16: MLNNSTETTTTTTAMTGGRTARVCDSCLCKRARWFCAADDAFLCQSCDVSVHSANQLARRHDRIRLETSSFNSTTDHLPPTPWLKGFTRKARTPRSNNNKISSSKASVFSIVPEIGNDNELGFSIDENDDEHHQFLGHQQEVPVFDPLFDDQKLLLTHELEDFGDGFLPSEVDLAEFVADVENLLGKEEEEEQQQQHDGNTIIVKVKDEELVQDCINKNNNHNGFWMDWDFKEEIEEEEEDEEELKIKNKKNIISLRLNYDAVITAWDAQSSPYTTGNRPQFDLDDCLEEWSGICSKGGRNVAVDDQEWRRNYNGIISNGEREARVSRYREKRRTRLFSKKIRYQVRKLNAEKRPRMKGRFVKRTTTT; this comes from the exons ATGCTAAACAACTCGACAGAGACGACGACTACGACAACGGCCATGACAGGAGGACGAACAGCTCGTGTTTGCGACAGCTGTTTATGCAAAAGAGCTCGTTGGTTTTGTGCAGCCGACGATGCTTTCCTTTGCCAATCCTGCGACGTCTCAGTCCACTCAGCCAATCAACTCGCGAGACGACACGACAGAATTCGGTTAGAGACGTCGTCGTTTAACTCCACTACCGATCATCTCCCTCCAACTCCATGGCTTAAAGGCTTCACTCGTAAAGCAAGAACTCCACGTTCAAACAACAACAAAATTTCTTCAAGTAAAGCCTCTGTTTTTTCTATTGTTCCTGAAATCGGTAACGATAATGAATTAGGATTCTCAATCGATGAAAACGACGACGAACACCACCAATTTCTTGGCCATCAACAAGAAGTCCCTGTTTTTGACCCATTATTTGATGACCAAAAATTGTTGTTAACTCATGAATTGGAGGATTTTGGTGATGGGTTTTTGCCATCGGAGGTGGATCTTGCGGAATTTGTAGCGGATGTGGAGAATTTAttgggaaaagaagaagaagaagaacaacaacaacaacatgaTGGAAATACAATTATTGTTAAGGTGAAAGATGAAGAATTAGTACAAGATTGTATCAACAAGAACAATAATCATAATGGGTTTTGGATGGATTGGGATTTCAAAGaggaaattgaagaagaagaagaagatgaagaagaattgAAAATTAAGAACAAGAAGAATATTATTTCATTAAGGTTGAATTATGATGCGGTTATTACAGCTTGGGATGCTCAATCTTCACCATACACTACCGGAAATCGCCCTCAATTCGACCTTGATGATTGTTTg GAGGAATGGAGTGGAATATGCAGTAAAGGAGGAAGAAATGTTGCAGTTGATGATCAAGAATGGAGAAGGAATTATAATGGTATAATTAGTAATGGGGAAAGAGAAGCAAGAGTTTCAAGATATAGAGAAAAGAGAAGGACAAGATTATTTTCGAAGAAAATAAGGTACCAAGTTAGAAAACTCAACGCTGAGAAGAGACCAAGAATGAAAGGCCGTTTTGTCAAGAGAACAACAACAACGTAA